The Salvia miltiorrhiza cultivar Shanhuang (shh) chromosome 1, IMPLAD_Smil_shh, whole genome shotgun sequence genome has a window encoding:
- the LOC131021307 gene encoding proline--tRNA ligase, cytoplasmic-like isoform X1 gives MAGKDAKSSKEAKGSKEAKGSKDANVSGSKGKKKEVKKETGLGLSYKKDENFGEWYSEVVVNGEMIEYYDISGCYILRPWAMLIWEIMHNFFDAEIKKMNIKNCYFPLFVSSTVLQKEKDHIEGFAPEVAWVTKSGESELEVPIAIRPTSETVMYPYFSKWIRGHRDLPLRLNQWCNVVRWEFSNPTPFIRSREFLWQEGHTAFATKEEADAEVLDILELYRRIYEEFLAVPVIKGKKSEHEKFAGGLYTTTVEAFVPNTGRGVQGATSHCLGQNFAKMFEINFENEKGERAMVWQNSWAYTTRTIGVMIMVHGDDKGLVLPPKVASLQVIVVPVPYKDADTQGIFDACASTVKSLNEAGIRAEADYRDNYSPGWKYSHWEMKGVPLRIEIGPKDLANNQVRAVRRDNSSKNDIPMADLVEQVRVMLDNIQQSLFDAAKQKRDTCIHTVYTWEEFAEALSQKKMILAPWCDEEEVEKDVKTRTKGEMGAAKSLCSPFEQPALPEGTLCFASGKHAKKWTYWGRSY, from the exons ATGGCCGGTAAGGATGCGAAGAGTTCTAAAGAGGCGAAAGGTTCTAAAGAGGCGAAAGGTTCTAAAGACGCAAATGTCTCTGGCTCCA AGGGGAAGAAGAAGGAAGTGAAGAAAGAGACTGGATTGGGTCTCTCTTATAAGAAGGATGAGAACTTCGGAGAATGGTACTCTGAG GTTGTTGTTAATGGGGAAATGATTGAATACTATGACATATCAGGCTGTTACATTCTGCGACCATGGGCAATGTTGATTTGGGAGATTATGCAT AACTTCTTTGATGCTGAAATCAAGAAAATGAATATTAAGAACTGCTACTTCCCTCTGTTTGTTTCATCAACTGTCCTACAGAAGGAGAAGGACCATATAGAGGGGTTTGCTCCTGAG GTTGCATGGGTTACTAAGTCAGGAGAGTCTGAGCTAGAAGTGCCCATTGCTATCCGTCCAACTAGTGAAACAGTCATGTACCCATATTTCTCCAAGTGGATTAGGGGGCACCGTGACTTACCTTTGAGACTTAACCAGTGGTGTAATGTTGTAAGATGGGAATTCAGCAATCCTACACCATTTATCCG GAGCCGCGAATTTCTTTGGCAGGAAGGACATACTGCTTTTGCAACAAAGGAGGAAGCAGATGCTGAG GTGCTTGACATTTTGGAACTTTATAGACGTATATATGAAGAGTTCTTGGCTGTTCCAGTTATTAAGGGCAAGAAAAGTGAGCATGAGAAGTTTGCTGGTGGACTTTATACCACTACTGTTGAG GCATTTGTCCCAAATACTGGTCGTGGTGTGCAAGGGGCAACTTCACACTGTTTGGGTCAAAATTTTGCAAAAATGTTTGAGATTAATTTTGAGAATGAGAAAGGAGAAAGGGCTATGGTCTGGCAGAATTCCTGGGCTTACACTACGAGAACG ATAGGGGTGATGATAATGGTTCACGGGGATGATAAAGGCTTGGTACTGCCTCCTAAAGTAGCATCTCTCCAAGTAATTGTAGTCCCTGTGCCCTACAAGGATGCAGACACTCAGGGGATCTTTGATGCAtgtgcatccactgtaaaatcCTTGAATGAAGCAGGAATTCGCGCTGAGGCTGATTACAGAGATAATTATTCACCTGGATGGAAGTATTCTCATTGGGAAATGAAAGGTGTTCCTCTAAGAATCGAAATAGGACCAAAGGACTTAGCAAACAATCAG GTCCGTGCTGTCCGACGTGATAATTCATCTAAAAATGATATTCCCATGGCTGATTTGGTCGAGCAAGTTAGagtgatgctcgataatatcCAACAAAGTCTCTTTGATGCTGCTAAGCAAAAACGAGATACCTGCATCCACACTGTATATACCTGGGAAGAATTTGCGGAAGCACTTTCCCAGAAAAAGATGATTCTGGCCCCATGGTGCGATGAGGAG GAGGTGGAGAAGGATGTGAAGACGCGCACCAAGGGAGAAATGGGTGCGGCCAAGTCTCTATGTTCTCCATTCGAACAGCCTGCACTCCCTGAAG GTACCTTGTGCTTCGCATCCGGTAAGCATGCTAAAAAGTGGACCTACTGGGGAAGAAGTTACTGA
- the LOC131021307 gene encoding proline--tRNA ligase, cytoplasmic-like isoform X2 encodes MAGKDAKSSKEAKGSKEAKEGKKKEVKKETGLGLSYKKDENFGEWYSEVVVNGEMIEYYDISGCYILRPWAMLIWEIMHNFFDAEIKKMNIKNCYFPLFVSSTVLQKEKDHIEGFAPEVAWVTKSGESELEVPIAIRPTSETVMYPYFSKWIRGHRDLPLRLNQWCNVVRWEFSNPTPFIRSREFLWQEGHTAFATKEEADAEVLDILELYRRIYEEFLAVPVIKGKKSEHEKFAGGLYTTTVEAFVPNTGRGVQGATSHCLGQNFAKMFEINFENEKGERAMVWQNSWAYTTRTIGVMIMVHGDDKGLVLPPKVASLQVIVVPVPYKDADTQGIFDACASTVKSLNEAGIRAEADYRDNYSPGWKYSHWEMKGVPLRIEIGPKDLANNQVRAVRRDNSSKNDIPMADLVEQVRVMLDNIQQSLFDAAKQKRDTCIHTVYTWEEFAEALSQKKMILAPWCDEEEVEKDVKTRTKGEMGAAKSLCSPFEQPALPEGTLCFASGKHAKKWTYWGRSY; translated from the exons ATGGCCGGTAAGGATGCGAAGAGTTCTAAAGAGGCGAAAGGTTCTAAAGAGGCGAAAG AGGGGAAGAAGAAGGAAGTGAAGAAAGAGACTGGATTGGGTCTCTCTTATAAGAAGGATGAGAACTTCGGAGAATGGTACTCTGAG GTTGTTGTTAATGGGGAAATGATTGAATACTATGACATATCAGGCTGTTACATTCTGCGACCATGGGCAATGTTGATTTGGGAGATTATGCAT AACTTCTTTGATGCTGAAATCAAGAAAATGAATATTAAGAACTGCTACTTCCCTCTGTTTGTTTCATCAACTGTCCTACAGAAGGAGAAGGACCATATAGAGGGGTTTGCTCCTGAG GTTGCATGGGTTACTAAGTCAGGAGAGTCTGAGCTAGAAGTGCCCATTGCTATCCGTCCAACTAGTGAAACAGTCATGTACCCATATTTCTCCAAGTGGATTAGGGGGCACCGTGACTTACCTTTGAGACTTAACCAGTGGTGTAATGTTGTAAGATGGGAATTCAGCAATCCTACACCATTTATCCG GAGCCGCGAATTTCTTTGGCAGGAAGGACATACTGCTTTTGCAACAAAGGAGGAAGCAGATGCTGAG GTGCTTGACATTTTGGAACTTTATAGACGTATATATGAAGAGTTCTTGGCTGTTCCAGTTATTAAGGGCAAGAAAAGTGAGCATGAGAAGTTTGCTGGTGGACTTTATACCACTACTGTTGAG GCATTTGTCCCAAATACTGGTCGTGGTGTGCAAGGGGCAACTTCACACTGTTTGGGTCAAAATTTTGCAAAAATGTTTGAGATTAATTTTGAGAATGAGAAAGGAGAAAGGGCTATGGTCTGGCAGAATTCCTGGGCTTACACTACGAGAACG ATAGGGGTGATGATAATGGTTCACGGGGATGATAAAGGCTTGGTACTGCCTCCTAAAGTAGCATCTCTCCAAGTAATTGTAGTCCCTGTGCCCTACAAGGATGCAGACACTCAGGGGATCTTTGATGCAtgtgcatccactgtaaaatcCTTGAATGAAGCAGGAATTCGCGCTGAGGCTGATTACAGAGATAATTATTCACCTGGATGGAAGTATTCTCATTGGGAAATGAAAGGTGTTCCTCTAAGAATCGAAATAGGACCAAAGGACTTAGCAAACAATCAG GTCCGTGCTGTCCGACGTGATAATTCATCTAAAAATGATATTCCCATGGCTGATTTGGTCGAGCAAGTTAGagtgatgctcgataatatcCAACAAAGTCTCTTTGATGCTGCTAAGCAAAAACGAGATACCTGCATCCACACTGTATATACCTGGGAAGAATTTGCGGAAGCACTTTCCCAGAAAAAGATGATTCTGGCCCCATGGTGCGATGAGGAG GAGGTGGAGAAGGATGTGAAGACGCGCACCAAGGGAGAAATGGGTGCGGCCAAGTCTCTATGTTCTCCATTCGAACAGCCTGCACTCCCTGAAG GTACCTTGTGCTTCGCATCCGGTAAGCATGCTAAAAAGTGGACCTACTGGGGAAGAAGTTACTGA
- the LOC131021307 gene encoding proline--tRNA ligase, cytoplasmic-like isoform X3: protein MIEYYDISGCYILRPWAMLIWEIMHNFFDAEIKKMNIKNCYFPLFVSSTVLQKEKDHIEGFAPEVAWVTKSGESELEVPIAIRPTSETVMYPYFSKWIRGHRDLPLRLNQWCNVVRWEFSNPTPFIRSREFLWQEGHTAFATKEEADAEVLDILELYRRIYEEFLAVPVIKGKKSEHEKFAGGLYTTTVEAFVPNTGRGVQGATSHCLGQNFAKMFEINFENEKGERAMVWQNSWAYTTRTIGVMIMVHGDDKGLVLPPKVASLQVIVVPVPYKDADTQGIFDACASTVKSLNEAGIRAEADYRDNYSPGWKYSHWEMKGVPLRIEIGPKDLANNQVRAVRRDNSSKNDIPMADLVEQVRVMLDNIQQSLFDAAKQKRDTCIHTVYTWEEFAEALSQKKMILAPWCDEEEVEKDVKTRTKGEMGAAKSLCSPFEQPALPEGTLCFASGKHAKKWTYWGRSY from the exons ATGATTGAATACTATGACATATCAGGCTGTTACATTCTGCGACCATGGGCAATGTTGATTTGGGAGATTATGCAT AACTTCTTTGATGCTGAAATCAAGAAAATGAATATTAAGAACTGCTACTTCCCTCTGTTTGTTTCATCAACTGTCCTACAGAAGGAGAAGGACCATATAGAGGGGTTTGCTCCTGAG GTTGCATGGGTTACTAAGTCAGGAGAGTCTGAGCTAGAAGTGCCCATTGCTATCCGTCCAACTAGTGAAACAGTCATGTACCCATATTTCTCCAAGTGGATTAGGGGGCACCGTGACTTACCTTTGAGACTTAACCAGTGGTGTAATGTTGTAAGATGGGAATTCAGCAATCCTACACCATTTATCCG GAGCCGCGAATTTCTTTGGCAGGAAGGACATACTGCTTTTGCAACAAAGGAGGAAGCAGATGCTGAG GTGCTTGACATTTTGGAACTTTATAGACGTATATATGAAGAGTTCTTGGCTGTTCCAGTTATTAAGGGCAAGAAAAGTGAGCATGAGAAGTTTGCTGGTGGACTTTATACCACTACTGTTGAG GCATTTGTCCCAAATACTGGTCGTGGTGTGCAAGGGGCAACTTCACACTGTTTGGGTCAAAATTTTGCAAAAATGTTTGAGATTAATTTTGAGAATGAGAAAGGAGAAAGGGCTATGGTCTGGCAGAATTCCTGGGCTTACACTACGAGAACG ATAGGGGTGATGATAATGGTTCACGGGGATGATAAAGGCTTGGTACTGCCTCCTAAAGTAGCATCTCTCCAAGTAATTGTAGTCCCTGTGCCCTACAAGGATGCAGACACTCAGGGGATCTTTGATGCAtgtgcatccactgtaaaatcCTTGAATGAAGCAGGAATTCGCGCTGAGGCTGATTACAGAGATAATTATTCACCTGGATGGAAGTATTCTCATTGGGAAATGAAAGGTGTTCCTCTAAGAATCGAAATAGGACCAAAGGACTTAGCAAACAATCAG GTCCGTGCTGTCCGACGTGATAATTCATCTAAAAATGATATTCCCATGGCTGATTTGGTCGAGCAAGTTAGagtgatgctcgataatatcCAACAAAGTCTCTTTGATGCTGCTAAGCAAAAACGAGATACCTGCATCCACACTGTATATACCTGGGAAGAATTTGCGGAAGCACTTTCCCAGAAAAAGATGATTCTGGCCCCATGGTGCGATGAGGAG GAGGTGGAGAAGGATGTGAAGACGCGCACCAAGGGAGAAATGGGTGCGGCCAAGTCTCTATGTTCTCCATTCGAACAGCCTGCACTCCCTGAAG GTACCTTGTGCTTCGCATCCGGTAAGCATGCTAAAAAGTGGACCTACTGGGGAAGAAGTTACTGA